From a single Lolium rigidum isolate FL_2022 chromosome 7, APGP_CSIRO_Lrig_0.1, whole genome shotgun sequence genomic region:
- the LOC124674089 gene encoding protein SPIRAL1-like 1, with amino-acid sequence MSRGGSAGGGQSSLGYLFGDGEPAKPAAAAAAKAPPAEKPAPAAGDVAKQIPAGIPGSRANNYHRSEGQNTGNFLTDRPSTKVHAAPGGGSSLGYLFGGK; translated from the exons ATGAGTCGTGGCGGGAGTGCTggtggtggtcaaagttctctggGTTACCTATTTGGAGATGGTGAGCCTGCAAAACCTGCTGCAGCAGCAGCTGCGAAGGCCCCACCTGCTGAGAAACCAGCACCAGCAGCTGGTGATGTAGCCAAGCAAATTCCAGCTGGTATTCCAGGCAGCAGGGCGAACAACTATCACCGGTCAGAAGGCCAGAACACTGGCAACTTCCTTACG GACCGTCCTTCAACCAAGGTTCATGCTGCTCCTGGTGGTGGCTCGTCCCTGGGCTACTTGTTTGGCGGGAAGTGA
- the LOC124677781 gene encoding putative methylesterase 11, chloroplastic, with the protein MGAIVSCMSGRNGRSPSASPPPAAKRRSSVSSRRSGGAKAAEIDEQALAAAAALVLGQRGAGGAFDRSASVRYAAKRQQQGPPLPRSSSTRPRSLADPELQPQQLLAKDLNTKDLETNIIVLVHGGGFGAWCWYKTMSLLEDSGFKVNAIDLTGSGIHCSDTNKISSISEYAEPLTSYLKGLGDAEKVILVAHDFGGACISHAMEMFPSKIAKAVFLCATMLTNGHSALDMFQQMDTTGMLQKAQEFVYSNGKDRPPTAINIDKASIRDLLFNQSPAKDVTLASVSIRPVPFAPIMEKLTLTEENYGSVRRFFVETTDDNAIPLSYQQSMCAANPPEKVLRLKGSDHAPFFSRPQALHKALVEIATLPPAKAS; encoded by the exons ATGGGCGCCATAGTCTCCTGCATGTCCGGCCGCAACGGCCGGTCCCCCTCGgcctccccgccgcccgccgccaagCGGCGCTCCTCCGTCTCATCCCGCCGCAGCGGCGGCGCCAAGGCCGCGGAGATCGACGAGCaggcgctggccgccgccgcggcgctcgTGCTGGGGCAGCGCGGCGCCGGAGGCGCGTTCGACCGGTCGGCGTCCGTAAGGTACGCCGCCAAGCGGCAGCAGCAGGGCCCGCCGCTGCCGAGGAGCTCCAGCACGCGCCCGCGCTCGCTCGCCGACCCCGAGCTCCAGCCGCAGCAACTCCTCGCCAAG GATTTGAATACTAAAGATTtggaaaccaacatcattgttcttGTTCACGGAGGCGGGTTTGGTGCTTGGTGCTGGTACAAGACCATGTCACTTCTTGAAGATAGTGGGTTCAAAGTCAATGCTATCGACTTAACAGGCTCCGGGATTCATTGCTCTGATACAAACAAGATTAGCAGTATTTCAGAGTATGCTGAGCCACTTACATCTTACCTTAAGGGCCTAGGTGATGCTGAAAAG GTGATTTTGGTTGCACATGATTTCGGTGGTGCTTGCATATCCCATGCAATGGAGATGTTTCCCTCGAAAATTGCCAAAGCTGTTTTCCTTTGTGCAACAATGCTGACAAATGGACATAGTGCTCTTGATATGTTCCAACAG ATGGATACAACTGGCATGCTCCAAAAGGCACAGGAATTTGTATACTCCAATGGCAAGGACCGGCCTCCCACTGCTATCAACATCGACAAGGCTTCGATAAGAGATCTATTATTCAACCAAAGTCCTGCCAAG GATGTAACCTTGGCTTCGGTGTCCATCAGACCTGTCCCATTTGCCCCCATTATGGAGAAACTCACCCTAACAGAAGAAAACTACGGGTCTGTGCGGAGATTCTTCGTTGAGACTACGGACGACAACGCGATACCTCTGTCCTATCAGCAGAGCATGTGCGCGGCCAACCCACCAGAGAAGGTTCTGCGGCTGAAAGGGTCGGACCATGCCCCTTTCTTCTCGAGGCCGCAAGCGCTGCACAAAGCCCTTGTAGAGATAGCAACCTTGCCACCAGCTAAGGCATCATGA